From the genome of bacterium, one region includes:
- a CDS encoding formyltransferase family protein produces MRIGLITRGAYNRASITVLKEFEKRHIPVSAIILVKRKQGQNLLNSLKLQLKTEGLGIFRKIMVKSGLIKENKTKEIPKGKNEIPEQERISIYEWAVKNNVPVYSVNYLNTNKCANLIKELQINILIAFSVGIVKEIILNIPNLKVVNAHAGFLPKYRGMNVIEWAYLNNDETIGTIHFMDRGIDTGDILYQKPFSLEGCKSIEEIRQRGFDFVFRLMAECVEKLLNNEIKPTPQNPAEGKIWYIMHEKLKRILEEKL; encoded by the coding sequence ATGAGAATTGGATTAATCACTCGCGGAGCTTATAATCGCGCCAGCATAACCGTGCTTAAAGAATTTGAAAAACGCCATATTCCTGTTTCTGCCATAATTCTTGTCAAAAGAAAACAAGGACAAAATCTACTAAATTCTCTCAAACTTCAACTTAAGACAGAAGGATTAGGGATTTTCAGGAAAATAATGGTTAAATCAGGGTTGATTAAAGAAAATAAAACAAAGGAAATCCCAAAGGGAAAAAATGAAATACCAGAGCAGGAACGAATTTCTATCTATGAATGGGCAGTTAAAAACAATGTTCCTGTTTATTCTGTTAATTATTTAAACACCAACAAATGTGCCAATCTCATTAAAGAACTACAGATAAACATCTTAATAGCATTTAGCGTGGGAATTGTGAAAGAAATCATCCTCAATATCCCCAATCTAAAGGTAGTTAATGCCCATGCCGGCTTTTTACCAAAATATCGTGGGATGAATGTCATCGAATGGGCATATCTTAATAATGATGAGACAATTGGGACGATACATTTTATGGACCGTGGAATTGATACTGGAGATATTTTATATCAAAAACCATTCAGTTTGGAAGGTTGTAAGTCAATCGAAGAAATTCGCCAGCGTGGATTTGATTTTGTCTTCAGATTGATGGCAGAATGTGTTGAAAAATTACTCAATAATGAAATAAAACCTACACCCCAAAACCCTGCAGAAGGAAAAATATGGTATATCATGCATGAGAAATTAAAGAGGATTCTGGAAGAAAAATTGTAA